In the Bacillus shivajii genome, one interval contains:
- a CDS encoding S8 family peptidase, with protein MSREKFDNLFVEDFINSIPYTSRQTGRSQDLTSRNRLNHGQRLKRYFEQLWKETEELEKARKAVSLPIRQGTYIEFESLPESKLISKSLEDRSKGIRLLNIRTQKVNDKEVNKATVYVPKGQENTYLNKIDAYLEEETQTGKPKNQPLINSIESIKLAVLESFWPVSQLRWIPKEEPEWCEIWLSGEQKEIEDRFRELIDNQLLLPIQDEILRFPERTVILVKANQEQLKEIIMSSGDVAEIRKAAEVNSFFMDLPNREQSEWAKDLLERIEFDNDSDVSICILDTGVNNGHVLIEPLLEDENRLTYKEEWGKDDHNGHGTKMAGVSAYGDLRRALENPNNIKILHSLESSKILPREGENDPKLYGAITSESVSQHCINNPHKKRIICMAVTAPKYETGDGSPSSWSAAIDELTSGYIDEEQKLFIVSAGNIEDNTDWENYPESNLSLSVQNPGQSWNALTVGAYTEKTEVDSREYEGLEVVAPNGGLSPFSSTSLVWDNKWPIKPEILLEGGNVLKDSITCYPSEELSSLTTHHQPFENHFNFINATSAATAESAWMASQILVKYPDAWPETVKGLMVHSAEWTDMMKEQFLDGNRKEDYRKMLRICGYGVPHLDRAIYSMNNSVNLIVQSALQPYDKVNSSYKTKDMHIHELPWPKEELLALGDTNIMMKVTLTYFVEPGPGEIGWKDRYRYPSSLLRFDVNGTDTKEAFLHRINAAVDSDDDIDSTGGNVNWLYGKQSRHLGSTHSDIWEGTAAELATSNLIGVYPAIGWWRERAWLGRWDKKVRYSLIVSISSEEEDIDLYTPIQTNIQTTIQVDN; from the coding sequence ATGAGTAGAGAAAAGTTCGATAATCTATTTGTCGAAGATTTTATAAATTCTATACCATATACCTCAAGACAAACAGGAAGAAGTCAAGATCTAACATCACGAAATAGGTTAAATCACGGTCAGAGGTTGAAAAGGTATTTTGAACAATTATGGAAAGAGACCGAGGAACTAGAAAAAGCACGAAAAGCCGTTTCATTACCTATTCGACAAGGAACATATATTGAATTTGAGAGCCTACCGGAATCCAAATTAATATCGAAGAGTTTGGAAGACAGATCAAAAGGGATACGCTTATTAAATATACGTACTCAGAAAGTTAATGATAAAGAAGTGAATAAGGCCACAGTATATGTCCCAAAAGGACAAGAAAATACCTACCTAAACAAAATCGATGCATACCTTGAAGAGGAAACACAAACGGGTAAACCAAAAAACCAACCACTTATTAATAGTATTGAAAGTATTAAATTAGCAGTACTTGAGTCTTTTTGGCCAGTTAGTCAACTACGGTGGATTCCTAAGGAGGAACCTGAATGGTGCGAAATATGGTTAAGTGGTGAACAAAAAGAAATTGAAGATCGATTTAGAGAATTAATTGATAACCAATTATTACTTCCAATTCAAGATGAAATATTACGTTTCCCGGAAAGAACAGTTATATTAGTTAAAGCAAATCAGGAGCAACTAAAAGAAATAATCATGAGTAGTGGAGATGTAGCTGAAATAAGAAAAGCAGCAGAGGTTAATAGTTTTTTTATGGATTTACCAAATAGAGAACAATCGGAGTGGGCTAAAGATCTTCTCGAAAGAATAGAATTTGATAATGACTCTGATGTATCGATATGTATATTAGATACAGGAGTGAATAATGGTCATGTGCTAATTGAACCATTATTGGAAGATGAAAATCGCTTGACATACAAAGAAGAGTGGGGAAAAGATGATCACAATGGCCATGGAACAAAAATGGCTGGAGTAAGTGCATATGGAGATCTAAGAAGAGCTTTAGAAAACCCAAACAATATAAAAATATTACATAGCTTAGAATCTAGTAAAATATTGCCACGAGAGGGAGAGAATGATCCTAAATTGTATGGGGCAATTACCTCAGAATCAGTGAGTCAACACTGCATAAATAATCCTCATAAAAAGAGAATTATTTGCATGGCAGTTACTGCGCCTAAATATGAAACTGGCGACGGCAGCCCTTCTTCATGGTCAGCTGCGATTGATGAATTGACGTCGGGATATATTGATGAAGAACAAAAGCTATTTATAGTTTCAGCAGGTAATATTGAGGATAATACTGATTGGGAGAATTACCCTGAAAGTAACTTAAGTTTGTCTGTACAAAACCCAGGACAATCGTGGAATGCTTTAACAGTAGGTGCTTATACTGAAAAAACAGAGGTTGATTCAAGAGAATATGAAGGATTGGAGGTTGTAGCCCCTAATGGGGGATTATCCCCTTTTAGTTCAACATCATTAGTATGGGATAACAAGTGGCCAATTAAACCAGAGATATTATTGGAAGGCGGGAATGTATTAAAAGACTCTATCACTTGCTATCCATCAGAGGAACTATCTTCCTTAACGACTCACCATCAACCTTTTGAAAATCATTTTAACTTTATTAATGCTACAAGTGCTGCTACAGCAGAATCTGCTTGGATGGCATCACAAATTCTAGTAAAATACCCAGATGCATGGCCGGAAACTGTCAAGGGTCTAATGGTTCACTCAGCCGAATGGACTGATATGATGAAAGAACAATTTTTAGATGGTAATAGAAAAGAAGATTATAGAAAGATGCTTAGGATATGTGGATATGGTGTTCCCCATCTTGATAGAGCAATATACTCCATGAATAATAGTGTTAACTTAATAGTACAATCAGCCTTGCAGCCGTATGATAAGGTGAATAGCTCTTATAAAACGAAAGATATGCACATTCATGAACTGCCTTGGCCTAAAGAAGAACTTTTAGCCCTTGGTGACACAAATATAATGATGAAAGTTACTTTGACATATTTCGTTGAACCAGGGCCGGGTGAAATTGGGTGGAAAGATAGGTACAGGTACCCATCTAGCTTACTTCGTTTTGATGTAAACGGAACAGACACAAAAGAAGCCTTTTTACATAGAATTAATGCAGCAGTAGACAGTGACGACGATATAGACAGTACAGGTGGTAATGTAAATTGGCTTTATGGGAAACAAAGTCGCCACTTAGGTTCAACGCATAGTGATATATGGGAAGGAACAGCAGCTGAGCTGGCAACCAGTAATTTAATTGGTGTCTATCCAGCGATTGGCTGGTGGAGAGAAAGAGCTTGGCTTGGTAGATGGGACAAGAAAGTAAGATATTCTCTAATAGTATCCATTTCGTCTGAAGAAGAAGACATCGATTTATATACACCAATCCAAACCAATATACAAACAACTATACAAGTAGATAATTAA
- a CDS encoding AAA family ATPase translates to MFTLATAEQIKMLVRSHFESNDDRFRTVVLQIAASEAKKGHQTFARDLRGILDKYYEKNNKIIPFNKELDGLMRTELSDGKLTDLVVNDEIKYRIEKILLEYWQRDKLKKYGLNNRRKILLTGNPGTGKTLTASVLAGRAKLPLCTIVMDKLLTKYMGETSVKLRQIFDFISHNQAVYLFDEFDTIGTERSLDNDVGEIRRILNSFLQFIEQDESDSIIVAATNNPQLLDQALFRRFDDVIHYTLPDREQVANLIRNKIGSYNHKLLSLEQVADEALTLSHADITMACNNAVKEAILNGSGYIDENLIMRMIIERKEVYQRGGI, encoded by the coding sequence GTGTTTACTTTGGCGACAGCTGAACAAATAAAAATGTTAGTCCGATCTCACTTTGAAAGTAATGATGACAGGTTCCGAACTGTAGTACTGCAAATTGCTGCTTCAGAAGCTAAAAAAGGTCACCAAACTTTTGCTCGGGATTTAAGAGGGATACTAGATAAATATTATGAAAAAAATAATAAAATTATTCCATTTAACAAAGAACTTGATGGATTAATGAGAACTGAACTAAGTGATGGAAAACTGACAGACTTAGTAGTTAATGATGAAATAAAATACAGAATAGAAAAAATACTATTAGAATATTGGCAAAGAGACAAATTAAAGAAGTATGGATTAAATAACAGAAGAAAAATATTATTAACTGGAAATCCGGGAACTGGAAAAACTTTAACTGCATCGGTATTAGCAGGGAGAGCAAAGTTACCATTATGCACTATTGTTATGGATAAATTATTGACAAAGTATATGGGTGAAACGAGTGTAAAACTTCGTCAAATATTTGATTTTATATCACATAATCAAGCAGTTTATTTGTTTGACGAGTTCGATACCATTGGTACTGAAAGAAGCTTAGATAATGATGTAGGTGAAATTAGAAGAATATTAAATTCGTTTTTGCAATTTATTGAGCAAGATGAATCAGACAGTATTATAGTTGCAGCAACAAATAACCCCCAACTCTTAGACCAAGCACTGTTTCGTCGATTTGATGATGTTATACATTATACTTTACCAGATAGAGAACAGGTAGCTAATTTAATAAGGAACAAAATAGGATCTTATAATCATAAATTATTGTCACTTGAACAGGTTGCAGATGAGGCGTTGACACTTAGTCATGCTGATATAACTATGGCATGTAATAATGCAGTTAAAGAAGCTATTTTAAATGGGTCAGGTTATATTGATGAAAACTTAATTATGAGGATGATTATTGAAAGGAAGGAAGTATATCAGAGAGGTGGAATTTAA
- a CDS encoding restriction endonuclease — MKRWWMIRAGDDNELIPVWKEQGIASIGWPKLGDPKQFQLKDEMIEKAAEVYSESKPKSRNSWVNQVWRFSREIKKGDKIITYFKETREYLVGTVTEGHFFNESVGDPAYPNNIRVDWEEITVERDTLSQAAKNSLGSVLTVFRVDDWGSEIEQLLEHPFVEPEETDEVEESEIIQDLVNKALVMVQDKVDKLDPWQMQELVGGLLQAMDYNVQVSPKGPDGGIDVLAYKDAFGFEKPIIKVQVKHRKSSASAPEIQQLLGANPIEANSLFVSTGGFTSHAEGVAKHNSVRLVDLEELVDLVVKWYEQMPNDVRALLPLQKMYVPE, encoded by the coding sequence ATGAAGAGATGGTGGATGATTCGAGCTGGTGATGACAACGAGTTAATTCCAGTATGGAAAGAGCAAGGAATTGCATCGATTGGATGGCCAAAGTTAGGGGATCCAAAACAATTTCAACTTAAGGATGAAATGATTGAAAAGGCTGCTGAGGTTTATTCAGAAAGCAAACCAAAGTCTAGGAACAGTTGGGTTAATCAAGTGTGGCGTTTTAGTAGAGAAATAAAAAAAGGAGATAAGATAATAACCTATTTTAAAGAAACCAGAGAATATCTAGTAGGAACCGTTACTGAAGGGCATTTTTTCAATGAATCTGTTGGAGATCCGGCTTACCCAAATAATATAAGAGTAGATTGGGAAGAGATTACAGTTGAAAGAGATACATTGTCGCAAGCAGCTAAAAACAGTTTAGGTTCAGTGTTAACGGTATTTCGTGTCGATGATTGGGGAAGTGAGATTGAACAGTTACTAGAACACCCTTTTGTGGAACCTGAAGAAACAGATGAAGTAGAAGAAAGTGAAATAATACAAGACTTAGTTAATAAAGCTTTAGTAATGGTACAAGATAAAGTAGATAAATTAGATCCTTGGCAAATGCAAGAATTAGTTGGTGGACTTTTACAAGCAATGGACTACAACGTTCAAGTAAGTCCTAAGGGGCCTGATGGTGGTATTGATGTATTGGCGTATAAAGATGCCTTTGGATTCGAAAAACCTATTATTAAGGTGCAAGTAAAGCACCGAAAGTCTTCAGCATCAGCACCAGAAATTCAGCAATTGCTTGGAGCGAATCCAATTGAAGCTAATAGTTTGTTTGTCTCTACTGGTGGGTTTACATCTCATGCTGAAGGGGTAGCTAAGCATAACTCTGTTAGGTTAGTAGATTTAGAGGAACTTGTTGATTTAGTTGTAAAGTGGTATGAGCAAATGCCGAATGATGTTAGGGCGTTGTTGCCATTGCAGAAGATGTATGTGCCTGAGTAA